Proteins encoded within one genomic window of Clupea harengus chromosome 10, Ch_v2.0.2, whole genome shotgun sequence:
- the LOC105910725 gene encoding G-protein-signaling modulator 2-like: MEASCLELALEGERLCKVGDYGAGVSFFESAIQVGTEDLQILSAIYSQLGNAYFHLHDYSKALEYHRHDLTLTRAIGDELGEAKASGNLGNTLKILGRFDEAAVCCQRHLDISRMLNDKVGQARALYNYGNVYHAKGKSICWSGMDPVEFPEEARIALNHAIEYYEANLSIVKELGDRAAQGRTYGNLGNTHYLLGNFENAVVAHEQRLLIAKEFGDRPAERRAYCNLGNAHIFLGQFEIAAEHYKRTLQLSRSLKDSAVEAQACYSLGNTYTLLQDYGRAIDYHLKHMRIAQELIDRVGEGRACWSLGNAHTALGNHGQAMHFAQRHLEISKEIGDRSGELTARMNISDLQLVLGLNHSSTDPNLSVHAGNTSNLCVNHDYSPHGARPRTGRRTSMENMELVKLNPEKSAEPRVEGDAASSPIKPSMAKTSSKLFFIRRLRGRKPKGSSSSSKVFQDSSTCPIPNTDALESKHGIDTLGDEGFFDLLSRFQGNRMDDQRCFIQDDHNRFPSTSLPTTPTVASKKSTSGSGLPQAPGKPGSLPGLTQAVLSQLMTSGDGNHPDEDFFDMLVKSQGSRLDDQRCAAPPPPTRGPTVPDEDFFSLILRSQAKRMDEQRVVIPPP; the protein is encoded by the exons ATGGAGGCGTCCTGTCTGGAGCTGGCTCTGGAAGGTGAGCGCCTGTGTAAGGTGGGTGACTACGGCGCCGGTGTCTCTTTCTTCGAGTCGGCCATCCAGGTAGGCACGGAGGACCTGCAGATCCTCAGTGCCATCTACAGCCAGCTGGGCAACGCTTACTTCCACCTGCACGACTACAGCAAAGCCTTGGAGTACCACCGCCATGACCTCACCCTGACCAG GGCTATCGGAGATGAACTGGGAGAGGCAAAGGCTAGTGGTAACCTTGGCAACACGCTGAAAATTTTGGGCCGGTTCGATGAGGCAGCAGTTTGTTGCCAGAGGCACCTTGACATCTCCAGAATGCTCAATGATAAG gttggGCAGGCCAGAGCACTGTATAACTATGGGAACGTGTACCATGCCAAAGGAAAGAGCATCTGCTGGAGTGGGATGGACCCTGTAGAATTTCCAGAAGAGGCCCGGATAGCACTGAACCATGCCATTGAATACTACGA GGCTAATCTGTCCATCGTCAAAGAGCTAGGTGATAGAGCAGCCCAGGGACGAACCTATGGTAACCTTGGCAACACACATTACTTGCTGGGAAACTTCGAGAATGCTGTAGTGGCCCATGAACAG CGTCTTCTGATCGCTAAAGAGTTTGGAGACAGACCTGCTGAGAGGAGGGCCTATTGTAACCTTGGAAACGCCCATATTTTCTTGGGACAGTTTGAGATTGCTGCCGAGCATTACAA ACGCACACTACAGTTGTCTCGCTCGCTGAAGGATAGCGCAGTGGAGGCCCAAGCCTGCTACAGTCTAGGCAACACCTACACCCTGCTGCAGGATTACGGCAGAGCCATCGATTACCACCTCAAACACATGCGCATCGCTCAGGAACTCATTGACCG GGTAGGAGAGGGTCGGGCGTGCTGGAGTTTAGGGAATGCTCACACAGCACTGGGCAATCATGGGCAGGCCATGCACTTTGCCCAGAGACACCTGGAGATCTccaaagag ATAGGGGACCGCAGTGGAGAGCTGACAGCCAGGATGAACATATCGGACCTCCAGCTGGTGCTGGGACTgaaccacagcagcactgacccCAACCTCAGTGTGCACGCCGGCAACACCTCTAACCTCTGCGTCAACCATGACTACAGCCCACATG GAGCTCGACCAAGAACTGGAAGGAGAACCAGCATGGAGAATATGGAACTGGTCAAACTCAACCCTGAAAAGAGCGCT GAGCCAAGGGTGGAGGGTGATGCAGCCTCCTCTCCCATCAAACCCTCCATGGCCAAGACCTCATCCAAGCTCTTCTTCATTCGCCGTCTTCGTGGTAGGAAGCCCAAGGGCAGCAGCTCGAGCTCCAAAGTCTTCCAGGATAGCAGCACGTGTCCCATCCCTAACACTGATGCTCTAGAGTCCAAG CATGGCATTGATACACTTGGAGACGAGGGTTTTTTCGATCTCCTCAGTCGTTTCCAAGGCAACCGCATGGATGACCAAAGGTGCTTCATACAGGATGACCACAACCGTTTtccctctacctccctccccaccaccccGACCGTAGCCTCAAAGAAAT CTACTTCCGGGTCAGGCCTCCCACAGGCCCCGGGAAAGCCTGGGAGCTTGCCAGGCCTCACCCAAGCAGTCCTCAGCCAGCTCATGACCAGCGGTGATGGCAACCACCCTGATGAAGACTTCTTTGACATGCTTGTCAAGTCCCAG GGCTCCAGACTGGATGATCAGAGGTGTGCagcgcctcctcctcccaccaGGGGGCCCACTGTGCCTGATGAGGACTTCTTCAGCCTCATCCTGCGCTCCCAGGCCAAGCGCATGGATGAACAGCGGGTGGTCATTCCTCCTCCGTAA